AAAAAGACCATTGCTTCTGCAGTGCAACTCATGGTAAGATACAGACTAGACCTGTCTAAATCAGTTTGGTTAAGTAttgaaatgctgttgttttgtttgtttttttaagctcaCTGTAAATTTCCCAGTTTATGGGAAGTGTCCTCCTTATGACAAAGGAGATGAAGGGAACATGTATCTTAATGACtgattattaataattttaggGTGCTAGGAAAGACATTATGCTTAGACTTAAGCAATTAAATTGTTAAGATTTGTATGTATCTGTTTATATGTGAATATAAATCcacatttaaagcatttaatcATCTATGTACAAGTAAATGCATAGTTGTACTTGCAGATTTTTtcaataatatgaaaaaaataatttgtacaattgttttattattttaaaaatttagacTTTGTTCTTTGATTTTATATTCCTGCATAGTACATTTAACAAatgatataatttcttttttttttttttttcttttttagtaatATTGCTGGACTCTAAAGCACAACAGACAGAGTTGGAATGGATTTCCTCTCCTCCCAATGGGGTAAGTACTCCATGCAAAAATTAGGTTCATGAAGACGAGCAGTTATTTTACCAAAGCAATTGcaacatttgctttaaaatagctCTCTCTCATATTTCTCTCATTAATTGTACCAAGTGTTTATGgctctttcatttttagaattGAAAGAAGTGTACCTCGGGTTATAGTGTACAAACATAAGCTAATTAAAAGGAGCTTTGGAAGCTCACCTAAACATCCTCagtagcttttcctttttactgtaATCCTTTGTGGTGTACTAGAAAACTCTACATTTAcaacacagtattttaaatcactttttcctttatcCTTTAGGAACAGCAGATATACTTCTGTGTGgaaactttctaaaaatatgtttttcattttctgtgtaatgGGTGATCATAAATTTGTTTatgatgttttctttgtaattgaATAGCACAGATTGAAAtgctctaaaataaaaacatttatactGCAGATATGTTTGAAATGACATTCCAAACTTGAAACATCCTCAAGTCTTGAAGATCTTGATATCTGGAACCAGGAACCAATTATGTGGTTAAGGCCACCTCCAGCTTGCTTACAAATTAATCTCATGGTATTCCATTAAATGTACCATTGTATGGTAGTACATCTTTATAAAAAATGAGACATTTAGAAACATCTGTACTATTGTcttatttattatatacataatgttgagaaatgctgctttcatcctgaattaaaagtaatataaaaccCCTTCTTCCTCAAGTcttaaggaagaaagaacattttcagaatgatACACTGGGTATATTGTCTAACCTTAGCTTAGTctgagaaataataaattatatgtttAGTTCTTACTCGTGGAAGCAGTCTTGCAGCATCTACTGTGACTCCTTGCATGAACAAGGACTTGGGGGATCAGGCCCTTAATCTTCAGCGCATTAAGAAATCTGGAGCCAGAAGAGCGTGAAGTGTGAGTGGGGATATAAAAGTGTAACAAATCCTTTAAAtaagaagaatgaaaatctgaaagtgtctttctttaaaagcaagatCGTAAAATCAATACAAGTATAAACTGGAAACGAATGTAAGAACTTCAGAAAGAATGTAATGTGAGCTCAACACTTACGGTGTCTAATAATGTCGGCATTAGTGTTTTACATTGATTGAAGCCCTTACCAGAGGTGTTTGAAAGATTAGGTTGGTGGCAATTATGTTATGCTAACCTGTGGATAATGAAAGACATGTCAACACATTACACGTCAGCATACTTAAAGATGAAAGTAGAGTCAAATTCAATAAATAGTAAAAGGGGACTTTAAGAGGTAGAAGACAatttcaatgaaattaaaaaatgaatgaaaagtagTGACTGGATGTTTGTGTGAAAATGATCAGAAGTAGTTGTCTGTGTATCAACacagaaataccattttaatagtgtaattttgaaaaaaaaaatactttcagttaTTGTATACTACGCAATAAAGacttcatgaaaataaacacaagacaTATACCTTTTGAGTGAAGCTGCCACTTCACCATAGTATGGATTATATCACCCAGGCACTTGTAACATCTGCAGTTGAATAAGGTATTTAACATCTAACACTGATCTCAAATATTGTTGAAAAAAACTAACGTTTAAATACTATATATTAGAACCAATAGAAAAGGATACATTCAAATAGGATGGCATCAGTATCAGTATATGTAGCaggaagttaaagaaaaattgaatttcCTTCCTACAAAAGCCAACATGGAATTtgtcactttaaaaatactaatgagGTATGATCTCAGGTGCTATAGGTGAAGACCTGTCCTGAagtactgattattttttttttagttccatAGAGAAGCAGGTATGCAATGGACTATTTGAAGTAATAGTTCTGTCATTACTGAATTAACACCTAAGTCAtagtcccatttttttttttttttttaagacatgcATATTCCATGGCTTCAGGAAAATGTGGAAAGCTAGATTTCAGCCTTCAGCTGGAGATAACATAAAGCAAGACTTCTTATCTGAATTTAGTGGTTTATAACCCCATACAGTGAGCTCTTGCCTGCATCACAGCTCTTTTATGTCACAGGAgaacagtttgatttttgttaaatgtccccccccccccccccccctggttttttttttttttttttttttttgaccaggGTGGGGATGTGAATCTATTTTGATGTGGCAGAACCCCATCAATGCTCAGAATCTGATGAGTCAAATTCTGTTCTGTGTTGCATTAGAACTGCTCATGCTTCACAGATATGATACTTTCACTAACTAGAATGTCTTATTCCAGAATCTGGCTTGGTGTGTTCAAGGAGAACTGCTTACACAAGATTAAAATATTCCACCAAATGTGAAactgaaattatgaaaatcaataaaatttTAGGCTTCATGCCTTTTTTGTCACTTTTGGATtggtgctttatttatttatttattcattcattcttcaGTGTGATGGTGCCAACAGCCCTGtttccccccccttcctttttttttcctgttctcattAGTAGTGCTAGTTCTCAGGGGGAGCTGTGGAGAATCTTACTCATTCAGATCTAATAAATTTATTATCAAAATAGACTGACATGAATACAGTTCCATATGCATTCAGTTCAGTTGACTCCATgtgcatttaatatttcaataatttaataccgtgtatgtatatgtataatacCATACATACCACAACTATATTAACAATAGGTCTTTGAAATATACTTTGATATTTACAGCTTATGTGAATTTCAGCATCTGCAGTCATGATATATTTTGTGGTGATAACTTCCAGCATCAATCCAGCCACATCTGCTTCTTCTTGGAGCAGTAGGCCAACATTATAATGATCTCATTTGCTGTCAAATAGGCTTGCAAAGTACTGTGTACTGCATGGTCCCTAGTCTGGAAAACCAATGCCTTCCATGCTTGGTTACCAGTATGAGGAATATCAGTGGGTGCTCTGTCCTGCAGAGGTGCCAAATATCCTAGTTCCACAAAGCACTTAAGCGCATGCTTACCATTAAGCTCATAAGTACTGTCATTGATCTTAAGCGTGAGCTTAAGTGCATTATTGACACAAGGCCAGAGGGCTAAGTGCCATAAGAAGTCACGGTTGCCTATATCATCGGGTGAGGATAGCtcaaaaaaaccaaacccttaATTTATTACAGCTGCAGTTTCTGCAGTATGTTTAATGTTacaagaaatatgaaaagaagTGTGAGATGTACGCTGTTTTGGATGTACCTGCACAGATTTGCCTGGCTGATTTCAGGGGAAGGTTTGCCGTTGCCAGAGGTGCGCATTTCAAAGTCACCAAACTCTGAAAGACTGCAGGTCTGTTACACGCTGCCAGGTTTGTTACACAGTTGTTACCCTAAGGAGGGAATTACAACAAAACCCAGATTTGAACTAGGGAACTTTCAATCATGTGGGTTGTTCTTAACTGAATATTTAATCTAATGGTTCATTTGAACTCCCAGCCAActgaaatttgtttattttaacatggaTGCAGCCACTGAAGAAAAGGTGAGTTTAGGAGCATCCACTTATATGTGTTGGTTTGTGAGTAAAATGGAACATGGAGTGAACAAAAAGAAGGCTACCAAAGtgttttctcactttcagaCTTTTAATTCtgtcctttgtttctcattgtCTCTTCATGCCACTTTCATCACATAGAAGTGAAAATTGTACACCTCATAAATTTCAGGAGCCTTCTGTTTTCCATACAACTGAAAGCTCCACTCAATGTTTTATGCACAAAGGCTGAAATTGCACGCTAGGCAATTTCAGATTCTAAGACTTCACTGATTTTAGgtttcttctggaaatgaagCTGCCTTTTGGTCTTTGCTTACCCAAAACTATCATGACCTTAATGAAATGTGGGAGAACCCAGTGTGGAATTAGAGCTTGGTATGTTGAACAGCCTTTTCTGAAGTTTCCCCTTTAGAATTGTGTCCATGAtgtgaaaatgattttaaagtttatttattttttttatacgTGGGAAAGACATAGATGGGGGGAGATATTCCAATTGgattaatatgtattttctttatttggatgtttaagaatattttaataataacatACTTTTTATGAAGCTTAACTGTTAAAAAGGAGCAAGACTTAAGTTgtgtgaagctttttttttttttcaaatacaaaatagttACAATgtcatatttgttttatattactAACTGCTTGTTATTATTTTAGTGGGAAGAAATTAGTGGACTGGATGAAAACTACACTCCTATACGAACATACCAGGTATGCCAGGTCATGgaatcaaaccaaaacaactGGCTTCGGACTAACTGGATTGCAAAAAGCAATGCACAAAGGATTTTTGTAGAACTGAAATTCACTCTGAGGGATTGTAACAGTCTTCCTGGAGTTCTGGGGACTTGTAAAGAAACTTTTAACTTGTATTATTATGAAACAGACTACGACACTGGCAGGAATATCCGAGAAAACCAATATGTAAAAATAGACACTATTGCAGCAGATGAAAGTTTTACCCAGGGTGATctgggggaaaggaaaatgaaacttaaCACAGAGGTGAGAGAAATTGGACCTTTGTCCAAAAAAGGATTCTATCTTGCATTTCAGGATGTAGGGGCCTGCATTGCTTTGGTCTCTGTCAAAGTCTACTACAAGAAGTGCTGGTCCATCATTGAGAACTTAGCTATTTTTCCTGACACAGTGACTGGCTCAGAGTTTTCCTCTTTAGTTGAAGTACGAGGAACTTGTGtcagcagtgcagaggaggaggctgagaaCTCTCCGAAGATGCATTGTAGTGCAGAGGGAGAATGGTTAGTGCCTATTGGAAAGTGCATCTGCAAAGCGGGATACCAGCAGAAAGGAGACACGTGTGAACGTAAGTAAACATACAGCTTGTTGTAATATGTGCAAATATAGGTTTATATTGCACCATCTTATTATTTCTCTGCAACAGAAATGCATCATCAGTCTGCATCTAAAGTTTTCACATCCTCAATCTGTAATCTTTACACTGGCCAGTCTAAAGCAGTCAGTTTTTCTAGGTATGGACATCGGCAATTGTGTTCTGCATTTAACTTTATTCTTGTTTACATGTAAAAACTTATGTGAAGTATAAATACTGATTCAGGGCTAGAACTCTGAGCAATTTAAGGTGACAGTCCTTATACTTCTTGGTACAGAACATTGTATTAATAACCCTGAGTGGATAAAGAACTTGTTATTTTATATGGTTTGTGATAATTACAAGGAAACTAAAACTGAGGAAATAAACTTAGAATTAGGTGTGGTTAGTAACAGAAATAATGCACACGCAAAAACTGCATTACAGATTTGTGTCATGAGTGCATACAAATTGAGAATATTGTTTTAGGTCTTTCAAACAGAATATCAAGTTTCCAGGGTGatgtatgttttccttttttataatATCTTATGCATAAAACTAACTCTAAACTTTTGGTTTGCCAGGGGATCTTGGTGATTAGTTTAAAATACTAGCAAATCAGAGACTATTGTGTTGTACTTTCTAATTCAGGCTGATTCAGT
Above is a genomic segment from Oxyura jamaicensis isolate SHBP4307 breed ruddy duck chromosome 3 unlocalized genomic scaffold, BPBGC_Ojam_1.0 oxy3_random_OJ106472, whole genome shotgun sequence containing:
- the LOC118157148 gene encoding ephrin type-A receptor 7-like produces the protein MVLRSRLPSWIILCSVWLFRFAHTGEAQAAKEVILLDSKAQQTELEWISSPPNGWEEISGLDENYTPIRTYQVCQVMESNQNNWLRTNWIAKSNAQRIFVELKFTLRDCNSLPGVLGTCKETFNLYYYETDYDTGRNIRENQYVKIDTIAADESFTQGDLGERKMKLNTEVREIGPLSKKGFYLAFQDVGACIALVSVKVYYKKCWSIIENLAIFPDTVTGSEFSSLVEVRGTCVSSAEEEAENSPKMHCSAEGEWLVPIGKCICKAGYQQKGDTCEHEH